A single region of the Deltaproteobacteria bacterium genome encodes:
- a CDS encoding Coenzyme F420 hydrogenase/dehydrogenase, beta subunit C-terminal domain, with the protein MEIKSQHKGQKGLREKVLDAGLCTNCGACTNLCPYHTSYQDNPILIDTCDREEGRCYAFCPRTYTDLQALRQNLFNIDEFTPELGPFKGLYMTRAADPQVRRSAQHGGTVTTLLALALQEGLIDAAVVAEEGGTFLPAGVVAKTPSDLVRRARSKFVVSPNVATFNQAAKSGLEKIGVVATPCQALALAKMRLKPLPSKDSNIDKLHLVIGLFCGWALSWRELKSLLQGKMGKNSIVGLDIPPSKHHSMEVHTQNGIIEISLDEVLPSVRKACQYCYDLTAEFSDVSVGSARLPEGWEVARGWNQVIVRTQMGQELIALARSRGLLEFRDLPEGNWEKLQKASVNKKRAAIQNLVQRSGSSKDLLYLDGQDPVLRTLMG; encoded by the coding sequence ATGGAAATCAAAAGTCAGCACAAAGGGCAAAAAGGATTGCGGGAGAAAGTCCTGGATGCGGGTCTTTGCACGAACTGCGGAGCTTGCACAAACCTTTGCCCTTATCATACTTCTTATCAGGACAACCCGATTCTCATAGACACTTGCGATCGGGAAGAGGGTCGATGCTATGCCTTTTGCCCCCGAACTTATACAGATTTACAGGCCCTGCGGCAAAACTTGTTCAACATTGATGAATTCACTCCAGAGCTGGGACCCTTCAAGGGACTCTATATGACCCGCGCAGCCGATCCCCAGGTGCGGCGATCGGCTCAGCACGGCGGGACGGTTACCACCCTTCTTGCTTTGGCTCTCCAGGAAGGTTTGATCGATGCGGCTGTCGTCGCCGAAGAGGGGGGAACCTTTTTACCCGCAGGAGTTGTAGCCAAAACACCCTCGGATTTGGTCAGGCGGGCCAGGAGCAAATTTGTGGTTTCTCCCAACGTGGCGACGTTCAACCAGGCGGCCAAAAGTGGATTGGAGAAGATCGGAGTGGTTGCCACTCCCTGCCAAGCACTGGCCTTGGCCAAGATGCGCCTTAAACCTTTGCCCTCAAAAGACAGCAACATCGATAAATTGCATCTTGTTATAGGCCTGTTCTGTGGCTGGGCTCTTTCCTGGCGTGAACTGAAAAGTTTGTTGCAGGGAAAGATGGGGAAAAATTCAATTGTCGGCTTGGACATTCCTCCCAGCAAGCATCATTCCATGGAAGTCCATACCCAAAACGGAATCATCGAGATTTCCCTGGATGAGGTTTTGCCAAGCGTCAGAAAGGCCTGCCAATACTGTTACGACCTGACAGCCGAATTCAGCGATGTATCGGTCGGTTCGGCACGCTTACCAGAAGGCTGGGAGGTGGCCCGGGGTTGGAATCAGGTGATTGTCCGAACTCAGATGGGCCAGGAGCTTATCGCTCTTGCCCGCTCTCGCGGCCTTCTGGAATTTCGCGACCTACCGGAAGGGAATTGGGAAAAACTGCAAAAAGCTTCCGTGAATAAAAAAAGGGCAGCCATCCAGAATCTGGTTCAGCGGAGCGGCAGCTCGAAGGATCTCTTATATTTGGATGGTCAGGACCCCGTATTACGAACGCTTATGGGGTAA